The DNA region TGCACCGATCAGACTTGCAAACGCAAATATAATCATCATAATGGGGAAGGCTATAGTCAATCCTGCCAAAGCTTCTTCCCCTGCATATTGACCAATAAATATGCGATCTATCACATTATATATGGCATTCACCAACATTGCTATAACTGCTGGAATAGAATACTGTGCTAATAGTTTCCCTATGGATTTAGTTCCTAATTCTGCTGTTTTATCCATATCATCACTCCTTCTCATGTCAGTTTCTAGTAGTTTGATTTCTAACTATTAGTTTAACACAGTTTGACTTCCATGTAAAGTAGTTATTTTTCTAACTAAATTTACTGCAATAAAAAAGACCATAAGGTCTTCTTCATTTAAATATCAATATATATACTCTGCATTACTTAACTTTTCATGGCATATCTTTAATTTTTTATCGATATCAATACCATAAGGACATACTTGATTTAAGTAGGAATAATCTTTGTTAATGTCTATAACTGTTTCTCCAATACTATACTCTTTCAATGCTTCATCTTTTTGACCGAACCAGTGTTTTAATCTTTCACGTAAGGCATAGAGAGCTGTATCATCAACTATTTTATTATCCATTTGTCTATCATATAAACCTTCTAATAAAAATATCTCTGTAGGATCAAAATCATCTGTTATACATTTACCACATAATCTACAGACATAATCACCTAATTCAGGCGCGTTGTCATAGATCTGCTGTTTATCCTCTGAAGTCAATGTCTTAAATGTTTGTGCTAACTCAATATCTTTCTTCAGTTGCTCCATATTATTAATCCCCATAACAACACTGGTAACTGGTAAGGATAATGAATACTTCAATGCATTTTCCACACTTCGATATAAATAACCATCAGCTAATGATTTCATAGCTAACATACCTATATTTTCGTCTAAAGCATATGGAATAATCTCATTTTCTAGCTGAGGATAATTAAACTTATCATAATAGTTCATTCCTGTCATAAATAAGTCAAAAGGATAGGATTGAAGGGCTTTATATAATGTGTTAGGTCTACCGTGTGAACTGATAGCTATATGTCTGACTTTACCATCCTTCTTAGCCTTTTCAAAGGCTTCTAATGCTCCATCTGGTCCTAATATTTGCTCTAATTCCTCCTGCTTCTGTAATCCATGAATAAAAAGAACATCCACATAATCTGTTTTAAGCCTTGTTAAGCTATCCTCTAGTGATTGCATAGCTTCCTTTTTCCCACGATCGCCAGTTTTTGTTGCTAAATAAAACTCATTTCTCCTACTGGAAACTGC from Vallitalea okinawensis includes:
- a CDS encoding aldo/keto reductase, whose amino-acid sequence is MLKRRLGKTDLELSIIGFGGFHLLEIASNEAKTLLNAYLDAGGNYIETAASYGNGMSEYKIGEAVSSRRNEFYLATKTGDRGKKEAMQSLEDSLTRLKTDYVDVLFIHGLQKQEELEQILGPDGALEAFEKAKKDGKVRHIAISSHGRPNTLYKALQSYPFDLFMTGMNYYDKFNYPQLENEIIPYALDENIGMLAMKSLADGYLYRSVENALKYSLSLPVTSVVMGINNMEQLKKDIELAQTFKTLTSEDKQQIYDNAPELGDYVCRLCGKCITDDFDPTEIFLLEGLYDRQMDNKIVDDTALYALRERLKHWFGQKDEALKEYSIGETVIDINKDYSYLNQVCPYGIDIDKKLKICHEKLSNAEYIY